One window of the Eucalyptus grandis isolate ANBG69807.140 chromosome 8, ASM1654582v1, whole genome shotgun sequence genome contains the following:
- the LOC104421967 gene encoding disease resistance protein TAO1, with product MWESWELFPEEAIEVLQKMSLIKIKEDNCIWMRDQLRDLGHEIIHQECAMRSEKQSRVWNHDDVFDLLMRTKGLENVEAICLKFESNCEYNITYEVFASLSNLRFLQVDRMAKNLKVLNLTGCRKLNRTPDFSSHVFSERLILERCRKLVHIDRSIGQLKELVFLNLKFCTKLSKLPDELAKLEALTEILVDGTSIKEIPEWKVMKKLEILSARNCKYLTDCSSVGCLASLLKLSFVETKITQLSESIGNLQSLVELDLSHSQVQMLPSSLGNMKNLKVLRIRCSTLRKLPSAIGLLDKLEELDADCRGCLEWEMPSNIGRLKFLRVLRLTYTRVSGLPKLPESLTSLYFGTWSMKTFPDLSNLSNLRDLSLVLWSSRMDHSELEKTSGPWWIGSLHKLESIWPESPYLTTLSSDLVLLSELKELELRCEYMKYLPRIPASLSSLVIKGCWEMKTLIDLSNLRALADLEVTCCEITEIQGLEGLEKLRSLKFFRVTSLEKLPDLTTLNNLTKLKLYNCPKLVEIQGRLESLEMLHIEFCRDLEKLPAPSSFKKLKYLRIHECEKVKDLLGSNDWRTLKEVTKSEPEK from the exons ATGTGGGAAAGTTGGGAGCTTTTTCCTGAAGAAGCCATTGAAGTCCTCCAGAAGATGTCTTTAATAAAGATTAAAGAAGACAACTGTATTTGGATGCGTGATCAACTAAGAGACCTTGGACATGAAATCATTCATCAAGAGTGTGCTATGAGATCAGAGAAGCAAAGCAGAGTATGGAATCATGATGATGTGTTTGATCTTCTTATGAGGACAAAG GGATTAGAAAATGTTGAAGCAATTTGTCTCAAGTTTGAAAGTAATTGTGAATACAACATTACATATGAAGTATTTGCCAGTCTATCAAACCTAAGGTTCTTGCAAGTGGATCGC ATGGCAAAGAACTTAAAGGTTCTAAATCTGACTGGATGCAGAAAGTTAAATAGAACGCCTGACTTCTCATCTCATGTATTTTCAGAGAGATTAATTCTTGAAAGATGTCGGAAGTTGGTCCATATTGATAGATCTATTGGTCAGCTAAAGGAGTTAGTTTTCTTAAACTTAAAGTTCTGCACTAAACTCAGCAAGCTGCCAGATGAGCTTGCTAAACTAGAAGCTTTAACAGAAATTCTTGTGGATGGCACATCAATAAAAGAAATTCCCGAATGGAAAGTAATGAAGAAACTGGAAATTCTTAGTGCTCGTAATTGTAAATATTTGACTGATTGTAGTTCAGTTGGCTGCTTAGCATCATTATTGAAGCTTTCGTTTGTAGAAACTAAGATTACTCAACTTTCAGAGTCCATTGGGAACTTGCAATCACTGGTTGAGTTGGATCTATCCCACTCACAGGTTCAAATGCTACCTTCTTCGTTAGGAAatatgaagaatttgaaagtaCTGAGAATACGCTGCAGTACCTTGAGAAAACTACCCAGTGCCATAGGACTATTGGATAAGCTTGAAGAGTTAGATGCTGACTGCCGTGGATGTTTGGAATGGGAAATGCCGAGCAATATCGGGAGATTAAAATTTCTAAGAGTCTTGAGACTGACATACACTCGAGTTTCAGGATTGCCCAAGCTTCCTGAAAGTCTGACCAGTCTTTACTTTGGCACTTGGTCAATGAAGACATTCCCAGATCTCTCAAACCTATCGAACTTAAGAGATTTGAGTTTGGTTTTGTGGAGTTCAAGGATGGACCATTCTGAACTTGAGAAAACTTCTGGTCCTTGGTGGATCGGAAGTTTACACAAACTAGAGTCTATATGGCCGGAATCTCCTTACCTGACCACCCTATCTTCAGACCTTGTCCTCCTTTCTGAACTCAAGGAACTTGAGCTCAGGTGTGAGTACATGAAATACCTTCCGAGGATTCCCGCAAGTTTGTCGAGCTTAGTTATAAAAGGTTGTTGGGAAATGAAGACATTGATAGACCTTTCAAACTTGAGGGCACTAGCGGATTTGGAAGTTACATGTTGTGAAATAACAGAGATTCAAGGTCTTGAAGGCTTGGAGAAGCTGAGATCATTGAAGTTCTTTAGAGTTACATCACTGGAAAAATTGCCCGACCTCACTACCTTAAACAACCTCACGAAACTTAAACTGTATAATTGTCCTAAACTGGTTGAGATTCAAGGCAGACTAGAATCATTGGAGATGCTTCATATTGAGTTCTGCAGAGATCTGGAAAAGCTACCGGCTCCATCAAGCTTCAAGAAGCTAAAATATTTGAGGATACATGAGTGTGAGAAGGTAAAAGATTTGCTGGGATCTAATGATTGGAGGACTTTGAAGGAAGTCACTAAGTCTGAGCCAGAGAAGTAA
- the LOC120287508 gene encoding disease resistance protein CHS1-like: MDEGTMIIEKRLFCKRVLLLLDDVDKRIQLDALLGKRKCFGKGSKLIITTRNNDVLHEPKVDWTYELPCVDFDHSLQLFSRHAFRRDYPLEEFLPYSIKAVNISGGLPLTLEVMGSLLSGKSKAQWDITLKKLETVLH, encoded by the coding sequence ATGGATGAAGGGACTATGATAATTGAGAAGAGGTTATTCTGTAAAAGAGTTCTACTTCTACTTGATGATGTTGACAAAAGGATTCAACTGGATGCTCTCCTGGGGAAGCGAAAATGTTTTGGCAAAGGAAGCAAGCTTATCATTACCACCAGAAACAATGATGTTCTTCATGAGCCGAAAGTTGATTGGACTTATGAACTTCCCTGCGTGGATTTTGACCATTCTCTGCAACTTTTCAGCAGACATGCATTTAGAAGAGATTATCCTTTGGAGGAATTCCTCCCTTACTCCATAAAAGCCGTGAACATTAGTGGCGGTCTACCTCTGACTCTGGAGGTTATGGGTTCACTTTTATCTGGAAAAAGCAAAGCACAATGGGATATCACATTAAAGAAGCTGGAAACAGTTCTTCATTAG
- the LOC104423619 gene encoding TMV resistance protein N-like, translated as MSTCYKVFFNFRGPDTHLDIADILYTNLIDVGIRAYRDNEELRTGEEIGPVLLQAIEQSKILIPIFSKGYANSKWRLTELVQTVKCKRATGQKIVPIFFGVRPSEVRNQIGDYGEAFLLHVKKKQFDENTMLGCKAALNEIGALKGMGFPKQSE; from the coding sequence ATGTCAACATGTTACAAAGTATTCTTCAACTTTAGAGGACCCGATACACACTTGGACATTGCTGATATCCTGTATACCAATCTCATTGATGTTGGAATTCGAGCATACAGAGATAACGAAGAGCTCCGTACTGGCGAAGAGATCGGTCCAGTGCTTCTCCAAGCAATTGAGCAGTCCAAAATCTTGATACCCATCTTCTCTAAAGGCTATGCCAACAGTAAGTGGCGTCTTACGGAATTGGTACAGACGGTGAAGTGCAAGAGAGCTACGGGGCAGAAGATTGTGCCCATTTTCTTTGGTGTCAGGCCATCTGAGGTTCGAAACCAAATTGGGGATTATGGTGAGGCCTTTCTTTTGCACGTGAAGAAGAAGCAGTTTGATGAAAACACCATGCTTGGGTGTAAGGCTGCTCTCAATGAGATAGGAGCCTTAAAAGGGATGGGATTTCCAAAGCAATCCGAATAG